A single region of the Eleginops maclovinus isolate JMC-PN-2008 ecotype Puerto Natales chromosome 16, JC_Emac_rtc_rv5, whole genome shotgun sequence genome encodes:
- the junbb gene encoding junB proto-oncogene, AP-1 transcription factor subunit b, with translation MSTKMEQPFYHDDSFLSAYGQSDAAMHDYKLLKQNMNVNLTEPYRSLKSHLRAEIDPYQVGGHHHDGGSLKLASPELERLIIQNSNGVITSPTPGQYFYNRGITDEQEGFAEGFVKALDELHKMNQMPPPNVSIGAGGVTTCSPAVSSVFGSTLQPEPPIYTTLNAYCPNTSLSTSAPSYPTATISYLPPHQQNQAFQQHQSLHHPPRLVALKEEPQIVPDLLSSDGSPPMSPIDLETQERIKAERKRLRNRLAATKCRRRKLERISRLEDKVKGLKNDNQGLSNTASVLRDQVAQLKQKVLTHVSSGCQLMLTSKLEAF, from the coding sequence ATGTCTACAAAGATGGAACAGCCTTTCTATCATGACGACTCGTTTCTGTCTGCATACGGACAGTCAGACGCGGCAATGCACGACTACAAGCTGCTAAAGCAGAATATGAATGTGAACTTGACAGAGCCATATCGCAGCCTGAAATCCCACCTGAGGGCGGAGATAGACCCGTACCAAGTGGGGGGACACCACCACGACGGGGGGTCCCTGAAGCTCGCATCCCCGGAGCTGGAGAGGCTCATCATCCAGAACAGTAACGGGGTGATCACATCCCCGACCCCGGGCCAGTACTTCTACAACAGAGGCATCACTGATGAGCAGGAGGGCTTCGCGGAGGGATTTGTGAAAGCCTTGGATGAGCTGCATAAAATGAACCAAATGCCTCCTCCAAATGTGTCCATCGGAGCCGGTGGAGTCACAACATGCTCCCCGGCGGTCTCTAGTGTTTTTGGGTCGACCTTACAGCCGGAGCCTCCTATCTACACCACCCTGAATGCATACTGCCCAAACACAAGCCTCTCGACATCCGCGCCAAGCTACCCAACAGCCACCATCAGCTATCTGCCTCCTCACCAGCAGAACCAGGCTTTCCAGCAGCACCAATCCCTCCATCATCCGCCGAGGCTGGTGGCTCTAAAAGAGGAGCCTCAGATTGTTCCAGATCTCCTCAGCAGCGACGGTTCGCCTCCAATGTCCCCCATCGATTTGGAGACGCAGGAGCGCATCAAGGCTGAGCGCAAGAGGCTGCGTAACCGGCTGGCTGCAACCAAGTGTCGGCGGCGAAAGCTGGAGCGAATCAGTCGGCTCGAGGATAAGGTGAAGGGGCTGAAAAACGACAACCAGGGGCTCTCCAACACAGCCTCGGTGCTCCGGGACCAGGTGGCACAGCTCAAACAGAAAGTCCTGACGCATGTGAGCAGTGGATGCCAGCTGATGCTCACAAGCAAATTGGAGGCgttttaa